A genomic segment from Dermatobacter hominis encodes:
- a CDS encoding FAD:protein FMN transferase — MGSAVDVRGLGVPSGPDGADVVGRRIDGVLTRLERCWSRFDHRSDLSRLNADPSGEVEVPLLLAAAVRRATLAWGSTGGAFDPTVLDALVAAGYDRTFELVAERSVPAPVGADVPGCALVEVRGDEGADLLRALSTCHTPTAVVRRPAGLHLDLGGIGKGLAADLLASLLVATGTRSVHVSLGGDVRVAGEVPDGGWPVPVTDPWDGSELLSVVLDRPGAVVMSSTRRRRWQTDGGGWAHHLIDPSTGRPAASGVAAVVAVAEEAWWAEALAKAALVLGAEDGVELLRRQGAEGVVVGDDTEQVACWRALSPADR, encoded by the coding sequence ATGGGCAGTGCGGTCGACGTGCGGGGGCTCGGCGTGCCGTCCGGGCCCGACGGCGCCGACGTCGTGGGGCGACGCATCGACGGGGTGCTCACCCGGTTGGAGCGGTGCTGGTCGAGGTTCGATCATCGCAGCGACCTGTCCCGGCTGAACGCCGACCCCTCCGGTGAGGTGGAGGTCCCGCTCCTGCTCGCCGCCGCCGTCCGCCGCGCCACCCTCGCGTGGGGCTCGACCGGTGGCGCGTTCGATCCGACGGTCCTCGACGCCCTCGTCGCCGCGGGCTACGACCGCACGTTCGAGCTCGTGGCCGAGCGCAGCGTGCCGGCCCCGGTCGGCGCCGACGTGCCGGGCTGCGCGCTCGTCGAGGTGCGCGGCGACGAGGGCGCGGACCTGCTCCGGGCGCTGTCGACGTGCCACACGCCGACGGCCGTGGTCCGTCGGCCGGCCGGCCTGCACCTCGACCTCGGCGGCATCGGCAAGGGGCTCGCCGCCGACCTGCTCGCCTCGCTGCTCGTCGCGACCGGGACCCGGTCGGTCCACGTGTCGCTCGGTGGCGACGTGCGCGTCGCCGGGGAGGTCCCCGACGGCGGGTGGCCGGTCCCCGTCACCGATCCGTGGGACGGATCCGAGCTGCTGTCCGTCGTGCTCGACCGGCCCGGCGCCGTCGTGATGTCGAGCACCCGCCGGCGGCGCTGGCAGACCGACGGCGGCGGGTGGGCGCACCACCTCATCGACCCGTCGACGGGGCGGCCGGCCGCATCGGGCGTGGCCGCCGTCGTGGCGGTGGCCGAGGAGGCCTGGTGGGCCGAGGCGCTGGCCAAGGCGGCGCTGGTGCTCGGCGCGGAGGACGGCGTCGAGCTGCTCCGCCGGCAGGGCGCCGAGGGCGTGGTCGTCGGCGACGACACCGAGCAGGTGGCGTGCTGGCGGGCGCTCAGTCCTGCGGATCGTTGA
- a CDS encoding helix-turn-helix transcriptional regulator: protein MHQDWGVSGRAEELELLTSLLAGGGTGALVVGEEGVGKSRLLDEVGQRLDGADVVVIPITATPGSALLPLGSLAQLMPVGSTSTGLPVLPVLRQSITDRSDGRRPVLVVDDVHHLDDASAVLVNQLVTNGDVGLVASQTAGTIAPEPVARLWQDGVVDRLDLAPLGRDHVAELAEAIAGSPLDALSLELVWDTTEGNALFVREVLMAARESGNLVVENGVAAIRSVPATAPRLVDFVRHRIGDLDEAASEALLLVAVGEPLGPGELPERVTSELLARLDASGLIATSQDWRRVVIRLVHPLFGEVLRAAASPLQLQQVHRELAAAVRECGARRRYDHLRLAHWSVAGQVPVERDLLLEAARTARFSQDMDLARDLAESAWQALQDFETGELLADIYYELGDTAAASALRPNWAATAESDDERIRVEINSAITHFWKRGDEPASSEALARAEALAPSEWREEATAVRSLLLAAQGRATESVALAEPLADRPPDRVLIQAAMALTHAYRTLGRSEDAVSVCDRALAAYAELGEQIALITMRVLGVGRTVALAETGRLADAEDEASRSMQLCRTEGEIGGIGLAALVHGWVQFMQGRLRSAQRAMRLAESSFVQTGHLGMQQWAQIALALACATTGDGAAAQAWLDRIDEAGPHPADLFGAALARARAWTAMSQGDPEGARALLERGADERAEVHDVQGELACLYDLARLGGAEACEERMRATAARCQGVLAEAMATHVTGMATGQAALLGEAADELADIGALLWAAEAAYAAADAARKEGDPRMAAHWSRVATEWRGACETAVTPGLVADLAPVPLTRREREVAILAAGGLPAREIGERLYVSRRTVESHLARIYGKLGISSRSELAALLNDPQD from the coding sequence ATGCACCAGGACTGGGGAGTCAGCGGCCGCGCGGAGGAGCTCGAGCTCCTGACCTCGCTGCTGGCCGGTGGCGGCACCGGCGCCCTGGTCGTGGGCGAGGAGGGCGTCGGCAAGAGCCGGCTGCTCGACGAGGTCGGCCAGCGCCTCGACGGCGCCGATGTCGTCGTGATCCCGATCACCGCGACGCCCGGCTCCGCGCTGCTGCCGCTCGGGAGCCTGGCCCAGCTGATGCCGGTCGGCTCCACCTCGACCGGTCTCCCCGTGCTGCCGGTCCTGCGCCAGTCGATCACCGACCGGTCCGACGGTCGCCGACCGGTGCTCGTCGTCGACGACGTCCACCACCTCGACGACGCGTCGGCGGTGCTCGTGAACCAGCTCGTGACGAACGGCGACGTGGGCCTCGTCGCCAGCCAGACCGCCGGCACGATCGCGCCGGAGCCGGTGGCCCGGCTGTGGCAGGACGGCGTCGTCGACCGGCTCGACCTGGCCCCGCTCGGTCGCGACCACGTCGCCGAGCTCGCCGAGGCCATCGCCGGATCGCCCCTCGATGCCCTGTCGCTCGAGCTCGTCTGGGACACGACCGAGGGCAACGCCCTCTTCGTGCGCGAGGTGCTCATGGCGGCGCGCGAGTCGGGCAACCTCGTCGTCGAGAACGGCGTGGCGGCGATCCGATCCGTGCCGGCCACGGCGCCCCGGCTCGTCGACTTCGTCCGCCATCGCATCGGCGACCTCGACGAGGCGGCCAGCGAGGCGCTGCTCCTCGTCGCCGTGGGCGAGCCGCTCGGACCGGGCGAGCTCCCCGAGCGCGTGACGTCGGAGCTGCTGGCGCGCCTCGACGCGTCGGGGCTCATCGCCACGTCGCAGGACTGGCGTCGGGTGGTGATCCGGCTGGTCCACCCGCTGTTCGGCGAGGTGCTGCGAGCCGCCGCCTCGCCCCTGCAGCTGCAGCAGGTCCACCGGGAGCTGGCCGCGGCGGTGCGCGAATGCGGCGCCCGCCGCCGCTACGACCACCTCCGCCTCGCGCACTGGTCGGTGGCGGGACAGGTGCCGGTCGAGCGGGACCTGCTGCTCGAGGCCGCCCGCACGGCCCGGTTCAGCCAGGACATGGACCTCGCCCGCGATTTGGCGGAGTCGGCGTGGCAGGCGCTCCAGGACTTCGAGACCGGCGAGCTGCTCGCCGACATCTACTACGAGCTCGGCGACACGGCGGCCGCGTCGGCGCTGCGGCCGAACTGGGCCGCCACCGCCGAGTCCGACGACGAGCGGATCCGGGTCGAGATCAACTCCGCGATCACCCACTTCTGGAAGCGGGGCGACGAGCCGGCCTCCTCCGAGGCGCTGGCGCGCGCCGAGGCCCTCGCGCCGTCCGAGTGGCGCGAGGAGGCGACCGCGGTCCGATCGCTCCTGCTGGCGGCGCAGGGCCGCGCGACCGAGTCGGTCGCGCTCGCCGAGCCGCTGGCCGACCGACCGCCGGACCGGGTGCTCATCCAGGCGGCGATGGCGCTCACCCACGCCTACCGGACCCTCGGCCGGTCCGAGGACGCGGTGTCGGTCTGCGACCGGGCGCTGGCGGCCTACGCCGAGCTCGGCGAGCAGATCGCGCTCATCACGATGCGCGTCCTCGGGGTCGGGCGCACGGTCGCGCTCGCCGAGACCGGCCGGCTCGCCGATGCCGAGGACGAGGCCAGCCGATCCATGCAGCTGTGCCGCACCGAGGGCGAGATCGGCGGCATCGGCCTGGCGGCGCTCGTCCACGGCTGGGTGCAGTTCATGCAGGGCCGCCTGCGCTCCGCGCAGCGGGCCATGCGCCTGGCCGAGAGCTCGTTCGTCCAGACCGGCCACCTCGGGATGCAGCAGTGGGCGCAGATCGCGCTGGCGCTGGCGTGCGCGACGACCGGCGACGGCGCCGCCGCCCAGGCCTGGCTGGACCGCATCGACGAGGCCGGCCCGCACCCGGCCGACCTCTTCGGCGCCGCGCTCGCCCGAGCCCGGGCGTGGACCGCGATGTCGCAGGGCGACCCGGAGGGGGCGCGGGCGCTCCTCGAGCGGGGCGCCGACGAGCGAGCCGAGGTCCACGACGTGCAGGGCGAGCTCGCCTGCCTCTACGACCTGGCCCGACTCGGCGGCGCCGAGGCGTGCGAGGAGCGCATGCGCGCCACCGCGGCCCGCTGCCAGGGGGTGCTGGCCGAGGCCATGGCGACGCACGTGACCGGGATGGCCACGGGGCAGGCCGCGCTCCTGGGCGAGGCCGCCGACGAGCTCGCCGACATCGGCGCCCTGCTGTGGGCGGCCGAGGCCGCCTACGCCGCAGCCGACGCGGCCCGCAAGGAGGGCGATCCCCGCATGGCGGCGCACTGGTCGCGCGTGGCGACCGAGTGGCGGGGCGCGTGCGAGACCGCCGTGACCCCCGGGCTGGTGGCGGACCTCGCCCCGGTGCCGCTGACGCGCCGCGAGCGCGAGGTCGCGATCCTGGCCGCCGGTGGGCTGCCGGCCCGGGAGATCGGCGAGCGCCTGTACGTGTCGCGGCGGACCGTCGAGTCCCACCTCGCCCGCATCTACGGGAAGCTCGGCATCAGCTCCCGGAGCGAGCTCGCCGCGCTGCTCAACGATCCGCAGGACTGA
- a CDS encoding aminotransferase-like domain-containing protein produces MGLAVDIPTAPPGPARGATAAERVASSAIRDLLRVAERPDVLSLAGGLPDVGLLDPARFRAASEAATSVAGANGLVALQYGPTAGLAPLREVVAGRLGVDADEVVITTGSQQALDLVARALCAPGDVVVVQEPAYLGAVQAFRAAGATVVGVGGDDEGIDVDAVADLLHSGADVRALYVVPDHHNPTGAVLSPGRRHRLRALAAAYGVVLVEDAAYRDLHWGPPTRTLHRPGAVDGAAPGRRTAEASTRVVHVGSSSKVLAPGLRVGWLTGPADVLDAVVRLKQAADLHTPTWNQLVVAHLLADDEHPHHLERLRREYRRRSHALHRALSGRLGDRVRIDRSDGGMFLWMAALDGTDTDALLERAIAAGVAFVPGSAFAVPGPGRAGPAGPDSDSTARLSFATLPEARLEEAAARLASVWSG; encoded by the coding sequence ATGGGCCTCGCCGTCGACATCCCCACCGCACCCCCCGGACCCGCCCGCGGCGCCACCGCCGCCGAGCGCGTCGCCTCGTCCGCCATCCGCGACCTCCTCCGGGTCGCCGAGCGCCCCGACGTGCTGTCGCTGGCGGGCGGCCTCCCCGACGTCGGGCTGCTCGACCCCGCCCGGTTCCGGGCGGCGTCCGAGGCGGCGACGTCGGTCGCCGGGGCCAACGGCCTCGTCGCGCTCCAGTACGGGCCGACGGCGGGGCTGGCCCCGCTGCGCGAGGTCGTGGCCGGCCGCCTCGGCGTCGACGCCGACGAGGTGGTGATCACCACCGGCTCCCAGCAGGCGCTCGACCTGGTGGCCAGGGCCCTGTGCGCGCCCGGCGACGTCGTGGTGGTGCAGGAGCCGGCGTACCTCGGCGCGGTGCAGGCGTTCCGGGCCGCGGGGGCCACCGTGGTCGGCGTCGGCGGCGACGACGAGGGCATCGACGTGGACGCGGTCGCCGACCTGCTGCACTCGGGCGCCGACGTGCGCGCCCTCTACGTCGTGCCGGACCACCACAACCCGACCGGCGCCGTGCTGTCCCCCGGCCGCCGCCACCGGCTGCGGGCGCTGGCCGCGGCGTACGGCGTGGTGCTGGTCGAGGACGCCGCCTACCGAGACCTCCACTGGGGTCCGCCGACGCGGACGCTGCACCGACCGGGCGCGGTCGACGGCGCGGCGCCCGGGCGCCGGACGGCGGAGGCGTCGACGAGGGTGGTGCACGTCGGGTCGAGCTCGAAGGTCCTGGCCCCGGGGCTGCGGGTCGGTTGGCTCACCGGGCCCGCCGACGTGCTCGACGCGGTGGTCCGCCTCAAGCAGGCGGCCGACCTCCACACGCCGACGTGGAACCAGCTCGTCGTCGCCCACCTGCTCGCCGACGACGAGCACCCCCATCACCTCGAGCGCCTGCGCCGCGAGTACCGGCGTCGGAGCCACGCGCTCCACCGAGCGCTGTCCGGCCGGCTCGGCGACCGGGTCCGCATCGACCGCTCCGACGGCGGCATGTTCCTCTGGATGGCGGCGCTCGACGGGACCGACACCGACGCCCTGCTCGAGCGAGCGATCGCCGCGGGCGTGGCCTTCGTGCCGGGCTCGGCGTTCGCGGTGCCCGGCCCGGGCCGGGCGGGTCCTGCCGGGCCCGACTCGGACAGCACGGCGCGCCTGTCGTTCGCGACCCTCCCCGAGGCGCGGCTCGAGGAGGCCGCCGCCCGCCTCGCGTCGGTCTGGTCGGGCTGA
- a CDS encoding helix-turn-helix transcriptional regulator, translating to MSGSSGSTGGSDAGRELGDFLVTRRAAVDPTSVGLPAGPRRRAPGLRREEVALLAGVSVTWYTWLEQGRAEHPSRAVLDAVARALLLDDAEHAHLLTLAERVAGQGVPDVIGDSCDRPPPDALVRAVDALDPAPTYLLGPCWEYLAWNRAQGLLYPQAEELPEEDRNLLVIVLCEPTARELIVDREVEARAMVTEFRAATAAMRGEPKLERLIDRLRAESPEFAAWWADHDVAGFHSRLRSYDHPVAGRLTFEYQAFRPAEWPAYRLVTQLPVPGDDSTQRLTSG from the coding sequence GTGTCGGGCAGCAGTGGGTCGACGGGGGGCTCGGACGCGGGCCGCGAGCTCGGGGACTTCCTCGTGACGCGTCGCGCCGCGGTCGATCCGACGAGCGTCGGCCTGCCGGCGGGCCCTCGTCGCCGTGCGCCGGGCCTGCGCCGCGAGGAGGTCGCGCTGCTCGCCGGGGTGTCGGTCACGTGGTACACGTGGCTCGAGCAGGGCCGGGCGGAGCACCCGTCCCGTGCGGTGCTCGACGCAGTGGCGAGGGCGCTCCTGCTGGACGACGCCGAGCACGCCCACCTGCTCACGCTGGCCGAGCGGGTCGCGGGCCAGGGCGTCCCCGACGTCATCGGCGACTCGTGCGACCGCCCGCCGCCCGACGCGCTGGTGCGAGCGGTCGATGCGTTGGACCCGGCCCCCACGTATCTGCTCGGCCCGTGCTGGGAGTACCTGGCGTGGAACCGGGCGCAGGGGCTCCTGTACCCGCAGGCCGAGGAGCTGCCCGAGGAGGACCGGAACCTGCTGGTGATCGTGCTCTGCGAGCCGACGGCGCGCGAGCTGATCGTGGACCGCGAGGTCGAGGCCCGGGCGATGGTCACCGAGTTCCGCGCCGCGACGGCCGCGATGCGGGGCGAGCCGAAGCTCGAGCGCCTCATCGACCGGCTGCGAGCCGAGAGCCCCGAGTTCGCGGCGTGGTGGGCCGACCACGACGTCGCCGGCTTCCACAGCCGGCTGCGCAGCTACGACCACCCGGTCGCCGGTCGGCTGACGTTCGAGTACCAGGCGTTCCGGCCCGCAGAGTGGCCGGCGTACCGCCTGGTCACGCAGCTGCCGGTCCCCGGCGACGACAGCACCCAGCGCCTGACCTCGGGCTGA
- a CDS encoding S1C family serine protease: MSYGDPTTAPTPVAGPPTSTAPTGAPAGSAPSFPSAPPTAMPLAPPTTPGAPSGFPATPPTYTGPLPGGAGGGWNPPGGAQPSPTPSSGRGPGAGRKVAIGLLLVLALLAGVAGGFGLSQLSGSTDDTASPRQREVPTEPNGSPFGGEPSQLPTPGQGQGGSNGQSGSGDTADADAVAQKVVPGVVNINVLSAQGQGAGTGITLSSDGLVVTNNHVIRGATRIVVTDADTGERYEAKVVGTAKTKDLAVIQLQDAEGLDTVKIGDSDSVEVGDAVVALGNAGGQGGTPSVVTGNVVALGRSITASDESGSQAQRLNDLIQIDANIVPGDSGGPLANADGEVIGINAAASSTNEVSSNDEGYAIPINAAMDIVEQIKAGKESDVVRIGARGVLGVSVASVADDPFGQGQGGATSGASVAAVADGSGAAEAGVTQGSTITAVDGTTIDSAEALTSALDGAKPGDEVELSWTDANGQSRTATVTLTEGPPD; this comes from the coding sequence ATGTCCTACGGCGACCCCACGACCGCACCGACCCCGGTGGCCGGTCCCCCCACCTCGACGGCGCCGACCGGTGCACCCGCCGGCTCCGCGCCCTCGTTCCCGTCCGCCCCTCCCACGGCCATGCCGCTGGCGCCCCCGACGACGCCCGGCGCGCCGTCCGGCTTCCCGGCGACGCCGCCGACCTACACCGGTCCGCTGCCCGGCGGAGCCGGCGGCGGGTGGAACCCCCCCGGCGGGGCACAGCCCTCGCCGACGCCGTCCTCGGGTCGGGGTCCGGGCGCCGGCCGCAAGGTCGCCATCGGCCTGCTGCTCGTCCTCGCCCTGCTCGCCGGCGTCGCCGGCGGCTTCGGCCTGTCGCAGCTGTCGGGGTCGACCGACGACACCGCGAGCCCCCGCCAGCGCGAGGTGCCGACGGAGCCGAACGGCTCGCCCTTCGGCGGTGAGCCGTCGCAGCTGCCGACGCCCGGCCAGGGCCAGGGCGGCTCGAACGGCCAGAGCGGCTCCGGCGACACGGCCGACGCCGACGCCGTCGCGCAGAAGGTCGTCCCCGGCGTGGTCAACATCAACGTGCTCTCGGCGCAGGGCCAGGGTGCGGGCACCGGCATCACGCTGTCGTCCGACGGGCTCGTCGTCACCAACAACCACGTGATCCGGGGCGCCACCCGCATCGTCGTCACCGACGCCGACACGGGCGAGCGCTACGAGGCGAAGGTCGTCGGCACGGCCAAGACCAAGGACCTGGCGGTCATCCAGCTGCAGGACGCGGAGGGCCTCGACACCGTGAAGATCGGCGACTCGGACTCGGTCGAGGTCGGCGACGCCGTCGTGGCGCTCGGCAACGCAGGGGGCCAGGGCGGCACGCCGTCGGTCGTGACCGGCAACGTCGTCGCCCTGGGTCGCAGCATCACCGCCAGCGACGAGTCGGGCAGCCAGGCGCAGCGCCTGAACGACCTGATCCAGATCGACGCCAACATCGTCCCGGGCGACTCCGGGGGTCCGCTGGCGAACGCCGACGGCGAGGTCATCGGCATCAACGCCGCCGCCTCCTCGACGAACGAGGTGTCATCGAACGACGAGGGCTACGCCATCCCCATCAACGCCGCCATGGACATCGTCGAGCAGATCAAGGCCGGCAAGGAGAGCGACGTCGTCCGAATCGGCGCCCGCGGCGTCCTCGGCGTCAGCGTGGCCAGCGTGGCCGACGACCCGTTCGGTCAGGGCCAGGGCGGTGCCACCTCCGGCGCCAGCGTGGCCGCCGTGGCCGACGGCTCCGGCGCCGCCGAGGCCGGCGTCACCCAGGGCTCGACGATTACCGCCGTCGACGGGACGACCATCGACTCGGCCGAGGCGCTGACCTCCGCGCTCGACGGCGCGAAGCCGGGGGACGAGGTCGAGCTCTCGTGGACCGACGCGAACGGCCAGAGCCGCACCGCCACGGTCACCCTCACCGAGGGCCCGCCCGACTGA
- a CDS encoding MOSC domain-containing protein, with translation MQLSEIWRYPVKSMIGERVDAAELSDDGVAGDRAWAVRDEVRGGIRGAKKISGLMRLAAAFEDGPGSAVTITLPDGTTVRAGDDEANAAVSAALDHEVTLWPRLPPTELDHYRRGAPDSDDLLEELRAIFGREPDEPLPDLSVFPPEILEYESPLGTYFDAFPLLLLTTSSLRSMSEALPDSVVDVRRFRPNLVVDTGDEPGHPERGWAGRTVHVGDVELEVVVGCPRCVMVTQEIDDATPQDRALLRYVVRELDQDVGVYATVRRPGAVHVGDAVTVGDPVVVG, from the coding sequence ATGCAGTTGAGCGAGATCTGGCGCTACCCGGTCAAGTCGATGATCGGCGAGCGGGTCGATGCGGCCGAGCTGTCCGACGACGGCGTCGCCGGCGATCGGGCCTGGGCGGTGCGCGACGAGGTCCGTGGCGGCATCCGGGGCGCGAAGAAGATCAGCGGCCTGATGCGCCTGGCGGCCGCCTTCGAGGACGGCCCGGGTTCGGCGGTGACGATCACGCTGCCCGACGGGACCACCGTGCGCGCCGGCGACGACGAGGCGAACGCGGCGGTGAGCGCGGCGCTCGACCACGAGGTGACCCTCTGGCCCCGGCTCCCGCCGACCGAGCTCGACCACTACCGCCGCGGGGCGCCGGACTCCGACGACCTGCTCGAGGAGCTGCGGGCGATCTTCGGCCGTGAGCCCGACGAGCCGCTGCCCGACCTGTCGGTCTTCCCGCCCGAGATCCTCGAGTACGAGTCGCCGCTCGGCACCTACTTCGACGCGTTCCCCCTCCTCCTCCTGACGACCTCGTCGCTCCGCTCGATGTCCGAGGCGCTGCCCGACTCGGTGGTCGACGTCCGCCGCTTCCGCCCGAACCTCGTCGTCGACACCGGCGACGAGCCCGGTCACCCGGAGCGGGGGTGGGCCGGCCGGACCGTGCACGTGGGCGACGTCGAGCTCGAGGTCGTCGTGGGGTGCCCGCGCTGCGTCATGGTCACCCAGGAGATCGACGACGCCACGCCTCAGGACCGGGCGCTGCTGCGCTACGTCGTGCGCGAGCTGGACCAGGACGTCGGGGTGTACGCGACCGTGAGGCGCCCCGGCGCGGTGCACGTGGGCGACGCCGTCACCGTCGGCGACCCCGTCGTCGTGGGGTGA
- a CDS encoding GlsB/YeaQ/YmgE family stress response membrane protein has protein sequence MLILAILAVGMLIGWLAQLVLGMGTRPNAQSLVAGILGSLVGGLLASLLAGDGLTIRFSGLLGSFVGAIIVLLVWRAIDSRTAS, from the coding sequence GTGCTGATCCTCGCCATCCTCGCGGTCGGAATGCTCATCGGCTGGCTCGCCCAGCTCGTGCTCGGGATGGGCACGCGCCCCAACGCCCAGTCGCTCGTCGCCGGCATCCTCGGCTCGCTGGTCGGCGGGCTGCTCGCCAGCCTGCTGGCGGGCGACGGGCTCACGATCCGGTTCAGCGGGCTGCTCGGCTCCTTCGTCGGGGCGATCATCGTCCTGCTCGTGTGGCGGGCGATCGACAGCCGCACGGCCTCCTGA
- a CDS encoding TauD/TfdA family dioxygenase, which translates to MADNDLVAVGTVPERLDDPVAVRRALRTTGAVVVPGPGSAPDPMTALVRSVLGDEIRSIGDHVPVRAAGGRDRPDLDADGHTLTTPLHSDGFSLAEGAPDVLVLGCVHPAADGGGASFLVDLDAVVGRLAAGDDADRELATFLLDTDVDQTEPGRPTVIGPIGRRLDGDRTAWTRSIFLQPAPDDPDPARTRRLLDRWEGLLADLTDRLPRFHLGAGDALVVDNTRLLHGRDPYEDRDRLLWRLWVWTDRAVRPDTAYAVSDASMLDLG; encoded by the coding sequence ATGGCGGACAACGATCTCGTCGCCGTCGGGACCGTCCCCGAGCGCCTGGACGACCCGGTCGCCGTCCGGCGGGCGCTGCGGACCACCGGCGCCGTGGTCGTCCCGGGCCCCGGTTCGGCCCCCGACCCGATGACCGCGCTGGTCCGGTCGGTCCTCGGCGACGAGATCCGTTCGATCGGCGACCACGTGCCCGTGCGTGCGGCCGGCGGCCGCGACCGGCCCGACCTCGACGCCGACGGCCACACCCTGACCACGCCGCTGCACTCCGACGGGTTCTCGCTCGCCGAGGGCGCGCCCGACGTGCTGGTCCTCGGATGCGTCCACCCGGCGGCCGATGGCGGCGGGGCGTCGTTCCTGGTCGACCTCGACGCCGTGGTCGGCCGGCTGGCCGCCGGCGACGACGCCGACCGGGAGCTCGCCACGTTCCTGCTCGACACCGACGTCGACCAGACCGAGCCGGGTCGGCCCACCGTGATCGGACCGATCGGCCGCCGGCTCGACGGTGACCGCACGGCCTGGACCCGCTCGATCTTCCTCCAGCCCGCGCCCGACGACCCCGATCCGGCGCGGACCCGACGCCTGCTCGACCGGTGGGAGGGGTTGCTCGCCGACCTCACCGATCGACTGCCCCGCTTCCACCTCGGTGCGGGCGATGCCCTGGTCGTCGACAACACGCGGCTGCTCCACGGTCGCGACCCGTACGAGGACCGGGACCGCCTGCTCTGGCGGCTGTGGGTCTGGACGGACCGAGCGGTGCGCCCCGACACGGCCTACGCGGTGTCCGACGCCAGCATGCTCGACCTGGGCTGA
- a CDS encoding potassium channel family protein, translating into MASDPDGPAQPVPARFPRLRRFVQPSEQKSIAPVLGLTLLAMLLSPFLSNYNWSRALEVALIGVSAIVALARTGAHPAVRRTGTAIVVLATLAGATIPVVHDASTGTVEVLAAGLFALLLLVTPMLVMVRLMLRPRITVDTLAGALTAYLQIGIFFGALYLFIALVGGPSDFFAQTTSPAYSDFEYFSFITMTTVGYGDLTPATRLGQTLATIEAVTGQVFLVTVVALTVSNLGRPTRRGDPAGGGPDAPPDPAA; encoded by the coding sequence ATGGCCAGCGACCCGGACGGACCCGCCCAGCCGGTCCCGGCGCGCTTCCCCAGGCTCCGGCGGTTCGTGCAGCCGTCGGAGCAGAAGAGCATCGCCCCGGTGCTCGGGCTGACGCTCCTCGCCATGCTCCTCAGCCCGTTCCTCTCCAACTACAACTGGAGCCGGGCGCTCGAGGTCGCGCTGATCGGCGTCAGCGCCATCGTCGCCCTCGCCCGCACCGGCGCCCACCCGGCGGTGCGCCGCACGGGCACGGCGATCGTGGTGCTCGCGACGTTGGCCGGGGCCACGATCCCGGTCGTGCACGACGCCTCGACCGGCACGGTCGAGGTGCTGGCGGCGGGCCTCTTCGCACTGCTGCTGCTCGTCACCCCCATGCTGGTCATGGTGCGGCTCATGCTGCGACCCCGGATCACGGTCGACACGCTGGCGGGCGCCCTCACCGCCTACCTGCAGATCGGCATCTTCTTTGGGGCGCTCTACCTCTTCATCGCCCTGGTCGGCGGCCCGAGCGACTTCTTCGCCCAGACCACGTCGCCCGCCTACTCCGACTTCGAGTACTTCAGCTTCATCACGATGACGACCGTCGGCTACGGCGACCTGACGCCGGCGACACGGCTCGGGCAGACGCTGGCGACGATCGAGGCCGTGACGGGCCAGGTGTTCCTGGTGACCGTCGTGGCGCTGACGGTGTCGAACCTCGGGCGCCCCACCCGGCGGGGCGATCCGGCCGGCGGCGGCCCCGACGCGCCGCCCGATCCCGCCGCCTGA